The following proteins are co-located in the Candidatus Methanomethylicota archaeon genome:
- a CDS encoding DUF2207 domain-containing protein: MNSNSVKIRFLIPFILFVYVVLLFQPVSSQLQSKVYEVPSISVDIEVCGDGTLLISENITIRYVYGSFTFFERWIPLWGLDYIELLSVDANGVDVTSVRTFYTLSRLTLTIYYRDVLGPREATFMLRYRVYGGLISPSSLQNSVDWNAVGSDWEVPIGLVNVVVRIPGNVVGSNLFSVSPDPVEVSYSNGYTSVLFTYRNLPARTGYRVVVLFPKIYEPKTDNLSILKNYPVESALTIVTLSTLVMLVFWFFRGRMPKTDFEIGSASLLAQPLNLSPLEVSYLLNRGLSYEAALSEIFELARRGFIDIEYDGEKRNTYFKPSSRTDDVLGNFERYGLKPFEVEILRLAVSSRDVKKFIALFDDVRVDVESKVEAELTRMGYFKSGFKRKRMLTIYICGAAFIATLIIGFYVFNSPPPNPWLFSLYKALYPLTIGFGLSFIPVGIIYLHLFTPYTVDGAKAYRYWKEYLNSLVNVKESEIEKIVKEASGLRLIESYLPYVLLYNSFYVTTWLNRWSIPVTRFYRYSPSWLHVKGYESIQLDFPSFISALNSSIESMLGVIQSRVSTATGGGPFIGGGFGGRGGLGGGGGRVG; the protein is encoded by the coding sequence ATGAATTCGAATTCAGTTAAAATCAGATTCCTAATACCCTTTATATTATTTGTCTACGTGGTTTTGCTTTTCCAGCCAGTTTCATCGCAACTTCAATCGAAGGTTTATGAGGTTCCATCGATATCTGTGGATATTGAGGTTTGTGGTGATGGCACTTTATTGATTTCCGAGAATATTACTATAAGGTATGTTTATGGATCATTCACGTTCTTTGAAAGGTGGATTCCGCTTTGGGGATTAGATTACATTGAATTGTTGTCTGTTGATGCTAATGGTGTTGATGTAACCAGTGTTAGAACGTTTTATACCCTTAGTAGATTGACTCTGACAATCTATTATCGTGATGTTTTAGGTCCCCGTGAAGCTACTTTCATGTTGAGGTATAGGGTTTATGGTGGATTGATTTCCCCGAGTTCTCTACAGAATTCTGTGGATTGGAATGCTGTTGGTAGTGATTGGGAGGTTCCAATAGGTTTGGTAAATGTTGTGGTGAGGATTCCAGGTAACGTTGTGGGTAGCAACTTGTTTAGTGTTAGCCCAGATCCTGTGGAAGTTTCTTACTCCAATGGATATACAAGTGTATTGTTCACGTATAGGAATCTCCCGGCACGTACTGGTTATAGGGTTGTGGTATTATTCCCAAAGATCTATGAGCCTAAAACGGATAATCTAAGTATATTAAAGAATTATCCTGTAGAGTCGGCTTTAACCATTGTAACGCTTTCCACATTGGTTATGCTTGTATTTTGGTTCTTTAGGGGCAGGATGCCTAAAACCGATTTTGAAATTGGTTCAGCATCTTTATTAGCTCAACCATTAAACCTCTCCCCCCTGGAAGTTTCATACCTACTGAATAGGGGGTTGAGCTATGAAGCTGCTTTAAGTGAGATTTTCGAGCTGGCTAGGAGGGGGTTCATTGACATAGAATATGATGGGGAGAAGAGGAATACCTACTTCAAACCTTCCAGTAGAACTGATGATGTATTGGGGAACTTTGAGAGGTATGGTTTGAAACCCTTTGAGGTTGAAATTCTACGTTTAGCTGTTTCTTCTAGGGATGTGAAGAAGTTTATAGCCCTATTTGATGATGTTAGGGTGGATGTTGAGAGTAAGGTTGAAGCTGAACTTACACGTATGGGCTACTTTAAGAGTGGCTTTAAGCGTAAGAGGATGTTAACGATATACATTTGTGGTGCAGCTTTTATTGCAACACTCATTATTGGCTTCTATGTCTTCAATTCTCCACCTCCAAATCCATGGCTGTTCAGCTTATATAAGGCCCTATACCCATTAACTATTGGTTTTGGATTAAGTTTCATACCAGTGGGCATAATATACTTACACCTATTTACACCATACACGGTTGATGGTGCTAAAGCATATAGGTATTGGAAGGAGTATTTGAATAGCTTAGTAAATGTTAAGGAGAGTGAAATTGAGAAGATTGTTAAGGAGGCTAGTGGACTCAGATTGATTGAATCCTATCTTCCATACGTACTCCTATACAACTCATTCTATGTAACTACATGGCTGAATCGTTGGTCAATACCCGTTACGAGGTTTTATCGGTATTCTCCATCATGGCTCCATGTTAAAGGATATGAGAGTATTCAATTGGATTTCCCATCATTTATTTCAGCTTTAAATTCATCTATTGAAAGTATGCTTGGCGTTATTCAGAGTAGAGTATCGACGGCCACTGGTGGTGGACCATTCATTGGAGGTGGGTTTGGCGGTAGAGGGGGGCTTGGTGGTGGGGGAGGTAGGGTTGGGTAG
- a CDS encoding amidohydrolase yields the protein MLAIKDATILTITKGVLKRGTILIDDGKIVDVGVDLKIPECAEVIDARDKVVMPGLVEAHCHIGIAEETVGWFGDDTNEMTDPVTPHLRAIDAIKANADEKGLQAALETGITTVQILPGSANVIGGMGVVLKTAPKPVVDEMVLKEPSGMKIAFGENPRRVYGVELKRTPATRMGVAGLLREWLQKTKNYMRKKELAKDDPSKMPEVDLKLEALEKVLRGEIPFRAHAHRADDIATAIRIAEEFGAKLSWEHATEGHRIASWIAKKGVPAVWGPSLLARGKWEMRELNFNTPRILYEAGVKFAIQTDALGQSISFLPICAMMVAKHGLPYDEALKAITINPAEILGVANRVGSIEKGKDADLRILNGDPLDIKSKVEMVIIDGKIVWTAK from the coding sequence ATGTTGGCTATTAAGGATGCAACGATATTGACAATAACTAAGGGTGTCCTTAAGAGGGGGACTATACTCATTGATGATGGGAAGATAGTTGATGTTGGTGTAGATTTGAAGATACCTGAATGTGCAGAGGTTATTGATGCTAGGGATAAGGTTGTTATGCCTGGACTTGTGGAAGCCCACTGCCACATTGGGATTGCTGAAGAGACTGTTGGTTGGTTTGGTGATGATACCAATGAGATGACAGATCCAGTTACACCTCATTTGAGGGCTATAGATGCTATTAAAGCTAATGCTGATGAGAAGGGGTTGCAAGCAGCCCTTGAAACTGGGATAACCACAGTTCAAATTCTCCCCGGAAGTGCTAATGTGATTGGAGGTATGGGTGTAGTTTTGAAGACTGCTCCCAAACCTGTTGTTGATGAGATGGTTTTGAAGGAGCCTTCTGGGATGAAGATTGCTTTCGGTGAGAATCCCAGGAGGGTTTATGGTGTAGAGCTTAAGAGGACTCCAGCTACACGTATGGGTGTTGCAGGGCTTCTTAGGGAGTGGCTTCAGAAGACTAAGAATTATATGAGGAAGAAGGAGCTTGCAAAGGATGATCCATCAAAGATGCCTGAAGTGGATTTGAAGCTTGAAGCTTTGGAGAAGGTTTTGAGGGGTGAAATACCATTTAGAGCTCATGCCCATAGAGCTGACGATATAGCTACAGCCATAAGGATTGCTGAGGAATTTGGAGCTAAATTGTCTTGGGAGCATGCCACTGAAGGTCATAGGATAGCCAGTTGGATTGCGAAGAAGGGGGTTCCTGCAGTTTGGGGTCCAAGCCTACTGGCTAGGGGGAAGTGGGAGATGAGGGAATTAAACTTCAACACTCCGAGAATACTATATGAGGCTGGAGTTAAATTTGCAATTCAAACAGATGCCTTAGGGCAATCAATATCCTTCCTACCAATATGTGCCATGATGGTTGCGAAACACGGCTTACCCTATGATGAGGCATTGAAAGCCATAACGATAAATCCAGCTGAAATCCTTGGAGTAGCAAATAGGGTTGGAAGTATTGAGAAGGGGAAAGATGCAGATCTAAGAATACTCAATGGAGACCCCTTGGATATTAAGAGTAAAGTTGAAATGGTAATTATAGATGGTAAAATAGTTTGGACGGCAAAATAA
- a CDS encoding HIT family protein: MITCPFCKRDFSRELIYEGSYWRVALNENQYYLGRCMIILKRHLEDPIQLSKMEIEELIDLTVKCVKVLREMFNPNLFNYAMLGNIVRHVHLHVIPRYSSERTYDGLKFIDGNWGGHYYPYPEFKMPEDSFRKLRDEVKIYWSRVK, translated from the coding sequence TTGATTACATGCCCATTCTGCAAACGAGATTTCAGCAGAGAATTAATTTATGAGGGAAGTTATTGGAGAGTTGCATTAAATGAAAATCAATACTATCTGGGTAGATGTATGATAATATTGAAGAGGCATCTTGAAGACCCCATACAACTATCAAAGATGGAAATAGAAGAACTAATAGACTTAACTGTTAAATGCGTTAAAGTTTTGAGGGAAATGTTCAACCCAAACCTATTCAATTACGCTATGCTTGGAAACATAGTTAGACATGTACATTTACACGTAATACCAAGATACAGTTCTGAGAGAACATATGATGGATTAAAGTTTATTGATGGGAATTGGGGTGGACACTACTACCCATACCCAGAATTTAAAATGCCAGAAGATTCATTTAGGAAGTTGAGGGATGAAGTAAAGATTTATTGGAGTAGGGTGAAATAG